One Fontisphaera persica DNA window includes the following coding sequences:
- a CDS encoding lamin tail domain-containing protein codes for MKKICSVVLLCVALVAQAALVGPNGYQENFSTQPGAGDWSTYSIGGSSTSSGVSNDLVNAAQALNAADINVALGADGGNPPGATGNGVWSSSGGYVQTRPTGNNGTVLMLRLQNQSGSAVSRVSLTYDYIKATESGEQIPGFLVLYSTSGLAGNWVVVPELSLAGPGRLSASWEVNWPVGGQLYVMWVDDNADGITDEGNQIDNVVVSVVSAVQVPAVVTRSPTNVVVGELGRVELVGGASGNPAPGYQWYREGEAVVGATGAVWVVEEVPLSWNGSRVWFVAQNVVSNVTQSATSAVAVVTVRADTNAPTVVDAFAVGENRVQVVFSEKVTAATATDLANYVLTNASGAMVITNAVLDESGAAVVLTTSLPLLANASHTLRVSGVTDRSAAANVVAPGTTRTFIAYSYVPLNVGNPTITGRVENVSGGVNLLAGGTGTGGTTDQFFFYYQQRSGDFDVQVRVANVSLSDSWAKAGIMAREALGNNARYAAVWATPNITGVFGEFRTTAGSSATLTPPYPPNYPYTWLRLKRTGTTFLTYVGYDGNTWYPLGSTIISMPSTIYIGYAASASASNDVTVAELRNLGDVTGGTVTQDTPPIEPPGPSSRRGGLVITEIMYNPREMSGQSNSLEFVEILNSNPYFEDISNFRLSGDIEYKFPPNTILPSGGIIVVAKYPEAVRAYYGLTNVFGPFTGSLPNNGGRVRLRTAGGGVMQQVDYRPREPWPPAADGTGHSLVLARPSYGCNDPRAWSASAFVDGSPGRLDPLVVEPVGSVMINEFLANTAGEDYVELYNYSNQEVDISGLWITDKRGIMYDLSITNRFRIPDGTRLGPRGFIVFTQSQLGFGLEASGESLLLVNSNLTRVVDFVRFEGQPIEIPSGRYPDGNPLFSLLSAKTPGTNNAPLFIHDIVINELMYNPITEDSNDEYLELYNKGTQPVDLSRWRFVEGIDYAFPVGTTLGPGQYLVVAKNVTNLIAKYPQLNTGNTYGNYEGSLADGGERIALAMPEYRYSTNTQGQVRTNIVYVTIDEVTYMDAGRWGQWSDGRGSSLELIDPRSDNRLSGNWADSDETQKAPWTNYVQNIYADHVYPRGTPGSDLNEIQVMILGKGECLMDDVAVRATPTGPNTVLNPNFNSLSSWVIQGNHVASRLEPAGPGNPSQSLRIVASAGGDNGANRVECDLNATLTANTYITLEAKLRWLRGHRDVLLRLHGGGVETVVTLPVPPNLGTPGLPNSQMAANNGPAIVEVKHTPVMPAANVPVKVTARVHDPDGIGSVQLRYRLDPNTTLTFAPMYDDGTNGDAVRGDGIYTAVLPGQAAGTLVAFHVVATDAHPNPASRTFPDAGPTVSECLVRFGDLAVPGNLGVYRIWMTQTKYNTWVNRERLSNEPQECTFVYGNFRAIYGAGARYRGSPFTRNPANPLVTGANFVWVLPEDDPLLGSDELNLDSLEPSSRDATLLRELTSFTMVEQLGLPFSYQRFVHPVINGTHCGSPVYTDSQQVNRDYVQMWYPDADEGEIFKVDDWFEFDDTPARQLNKSASLQNFTTINGEKKKARYRWCWEKKFNGTLNDDYSSLYWAVDALNAPDSSYVNAVENAFDIEQWLTMLAFRHVVGDWDGYGYNRGKNQFVYLPNGGKWNMLLWDLDFSLGCSGGHGPSQDLFTVAMGGDTGENHMPEVARLYNHSYFRRIYLRALQRCAETVLMDSAYMPKLDARYQALLRNGITGITSPYVGSGAQGISIPAWIQQRRAYILQNVPQATWAVQVPAVQTNSQNVVNLTGLAPVTVKSIRVNGQLYPVSWTNFTRWGLTLAAKESENVFVLEACDLNDQPIPGMKVTNVVYYTGSTPAAEGTVMFSEIMYKPTVTNAEYVEIFNASTDYAFDLSYWRVNGLDYEFPLGTIIRPQQRLVLAKDRAAFAAAYGTTAAAAVVDTFNGRLDPDGETLTLLRPVGNEMVVVDRIRYEPSLPWSLKAAGGGAALQLVDARRDHSRPLNWADGQGWKFKYFSLSNRATLNWTNLFFHFSNAGEIWIDDLRVEEGTEVGGGTNYVVNGDFEAPLEGTWVKGTMTQPTVRDGSVSRSGQYSLRLVATGRVTQAAQSLSQPLVLKTGMTYTVSLWYLPSDSVSNLTVYVTAFVTSNFVVHASTYGRSPGLGNPVEGLLPELPGVYLNEVQAENGAGGVDNYGEREPWVELYNGGSNAVDLTGWYLANQYTNLGQWAFPAGTVLGPGEYRVVWCDGQEGQSAGTNVHTNFRLSGGAGSVALVMPVDGGLKVLDYLNYTNLAPDQSYGDYPNGQMFYRRVFAQATPGSANTASSVVVQTAEVRVNEWMASNTRTLQEPHGLAFEDWFELYNPGDQPVDLAGYYLTDAPNAAPQQFRIPPGYIIPPRGFLLVWADNAPHRNSTNSPELHVNFALSRNGDDIALFGPDGQLVDLVTFGPQTSDVSQGRYPDGTTSIQTLSSPTPGSSNVGGQVSQPPRFNLADMRINGSLISLGFQTTVGKRYQVQYKNQLSDPTWLNFGTPQTATGATLTVQDNILTQPSRFYRVIEVP; via the coding sequence ATGAAAAAAATTTGCAGTGTCGTATTGTTGTGCGTCGCTCTGGTGGCTCAAGCGGCGTTGGTGGGGCCGAATGGGTATCAGGAGAATTTTAGCACGCAGCCTGGGGCGGGGGATTGGAGCACCTACAGCATTGGGGGCAGTTCGACTTCCAGCGGGGTGAGCAATGATTTGGTGAATGCGGCGCAGGCGTTGAATGCGGCGGACATCAACGTGGCGTTGGGGGCTGATGGGGGCAATCCGCCGGGGGCGACGGGCAACGGGGTATGGTCGTCGAGCGGGGGGTATGTGCAGACGCGGCCGACGGGGAACAACGGGACGGTGTTGATGCTGCGGTTGCAGAATCAGAGCGGGTCGGCGGTGTCGCGGGTGAGTTTGACGTATGACTATATCAAGGCGACGGAGAGTGGGGAGCAGATACCGGGATTTTTGGTGTTGTACAGTACGAGTGGGCTGGCGGGGAATTGGGTGGTGGTGCCGGAGTTGAGTTTGGCGGGGCCGGGGCGGTTGAGTGCGAGTTGGGAGGTGAACTGGCCGGTGGGGGGTCAGTTGTATGTGATGTGGGTGGATGACAATGCGGACGGGATTACGGACGAGGGGAATCAGATAGACAACGTGGTGGTGAGTGTGGTGTCGGCGGTGCAGGTGCCGGCGGTGGTGACGCGGTCGCCGACGAACGTGGTGGTGGGGGAGTTGGGGCGGGTGGAGTTGGTGGGGGGAGCCAGTGGGAATCCGGCGCCTGGGTATCAGTGGTATCGGGAGGGGGAGGCGGTGGTGGGGGCGACGGGGGCGGTGTGGGTGGTGGAGGAGGTGCCGTTGAGCTGGAATGGGTCGCGGGTGTGGTTTGTGGCGCAGAACGTGGTGAGCAACGTGACGCAGTCGGCCACCAGTGCGGTGGCAGTGGTCACCGTGCGCGCCGATACCAATGCGCCCACGGTGGTGGACGCCTTCGCAGTGGGTGAAAACCGCGTGCAAGTGGTTTTTTCCGAGAAAGTTACGGCTGCCACTGCCACCGATTTGGCCAACTATGTGTTAACCAATGCCAGTGGCGCGATGGTCATCACCAATGCCGTCTTGGATGAATCTGGCGCGGCGGTGGTTTTGACCACCTCTTTGCCCTTGTTGGCCAATGCCTCGCATACTTTGAGGGTAAGCGGCGTAACCGATCGCTCTGCCGCCGCCAATGTGGTGGCGCCGGGCACCACGCGCACTTTCATCGCCTATTCCTATGTGCCGCTCAACGTGGGTAATCCCACCATCACCGGCAGGGTCGAAAATGTCTCTGGGGGGGTGAATTTGCTGGCCGGCGGCACCGGTACCGGCGGCACTACCGATCAGTTCTTTTTCTATTACCAGCAGCGCAGCGGCGATTTTGATGTGCAGGTGCGTGTCGCAAATGTCAGCCTGTCAGATTCCTGGGCCAAGGCCGGTATCATGGCCCGTGAAGCCTTGGGGAACAACGCCCGGTATGCCGCGGTTTGGGCCACGCCCAACATCACCGGCGTGTTTGGCGAATTCCGCACCACCGCCGGCTCTTCAGCAACTCTCACGCCGCCTTATCCGCCCAACTATCCCTATACTTGGCTGCGTTTAAAGCGAACGGGCACCACCTTTTTGACGTATGTCGGCTATGACGGCAATACCTGGTACCCCTTGGGCTCCACCATCATTAGCATGCCCTCCACCATCTACATTGGCTATGCCGCCAGTGCCAGTGCTTCCAACGACGTTACGGTGGCGGAGCTGCGCAACTTGGGGGATGTGACCGGCGGCACGGTCACGCAGGACACCCCGCCCATCGAACCTCCCGGCCCCTCCAGCCGCCGGGGCGGGCTGGTCATCACCGAAATCATGTATAATCCCCGCGAAATGTCCGGCCAGAGCAACAGCTTGGAATTTGTGGAGATTCTCAATTCCAATCCCTACTTTGAGGACATTAGCAATTTCCGGTTGAGCGGGGACATCGAGTACAAATTCCCTCCCAACACCATCCTGCCGTCGGGGGGAATTATTGTGGTGGCCAAGTATCCCGAAGCTGTGCGTGCTTATTATGGGCTGACCAATGTTTTTGGGCCGTTCACCGGCAGCCTGCCAAATAATGGCGGCCGCGTGCGTTTGCGTACCGCGGGGGGCGGCGTCATGCAGCAGGTGGATTATCGTCCCCGCGAACCCTGGCCGCCGGCAGCGGATGGAACGGGCCATTCGCTGGTGCTGGCGCGGCCTTCTTATGGTTGCAATGACCCGCGCGCCTGGAGTGCCAGCGCCTTTGTAGATGGTTCGCCCGGGCGATTAGACCCCTTGGTGGTGGAACCGGTGGGCTCGGTGATGATTAATGAATTTCTGGCCAACACCGCCGGCGAAGACTATGTGGAGCTGTATAATTACAGCAATCAGGAGGTGGATATTTCAGGCCTGTGGATAACGGATAAACGGGGCATCATGTATGATTTGTCCATCACCAACCGGTTCCGCATCCCCGATGGCACCCGATTGGGACCGCGCGGCTTCATCGTTTTCACCCAAAGCCAGTTGGGCTTCGGCCTGGAAGCCAGCGGCGAATCCTTGTTGCTGGTCAATTCCAACCTCACGCGCGTAGTGGACTTTGTCCGCTTTGAGGGGCAACCCATCGAGATACCTTCGGGCCGTTATCCGGATGGTAATCCTTTGTTCAGTTTGCTTTCGGCCAAGACCCCCGGCACCAATAACGCTCCCTTGTTCATCCATGACATTGTCATCAATGAACTGATGTATAACCCCATTACGGAAGACAGCAATGATGAATACCTGGAGTTGTATAACAAGGGCACCCAGCCGGTGGATTTGAGCCGCTGGCGGTTTGTGGAGGGCATTGATTATGCCTTCCCGGTGGGGACCACGCTGGGGCCGGGCCAGTACTTGGTGGTGGCCAAGAATGTCACCAATTTGATTGCCAAATATCCTCAACTCAACACCGGCAACACCTACGGCAACTACGAGGGTTCCTTGGCCGATGGCGGTGAACGGATTGCTCTGGCCATGCCCGAATATCGTTACAGCACCAACACGCAGGGACAGGTAAGGACGAATATCGTGTACGTTACCATTGATGAGGTGACTTACATGGATGCCGGCCGGTGGGGCCAATGGTCGGATGGCCGGGGCAGCAGCCTGGAGTTGATTGACCCGCGCAGCGACAACCGCCTCTCCGGCAACTGGGCCGACAGCGATGAAACGCAAAAGGCGCCTTGGACCAATTATGTCCAAAACATTTACGCCGACCATGTTTATCCGCGGGGCACACCTGGCTCGGATTTGAACGAAATTCAGGTCATGATACTTGGCAAGGGAGAGTGTTTGATGGACGACGTGGCCGTGCGCGCCACTCCCACAGGCCCCAACACCGTTCTTAATCCCAATTTTAACTCGCTCAGCAGTTGGGTGATTCAAGGCAATCATGTGGCCTCGCGCCTTGAGCCCGCGGGGCCGGGGAATCCGAGCCAGAGCTTGCGCATTGTGGCCAGCGCCGGTGGCGACAATGGCGCCAACCGGGTGGAATGTGATTTGAATGCCACCTTGACCGCGAATACTTATATAACCCTGGAAGCCAAATTACGCTGGCTGCGCGGCCATCGCGATGTCCTGCTGCGCCTGCATGGCGGTGGCGTGGAAACGGTGGTCACCTTGCCCGTGCCTCCCAATTTGGGCACCCCGGGTCTGCCCAACAGCCAGATGGCGGCGAACAATGGGCCGGCGATTGTCGAGGTGAAACACACGCCGGTCATGCCTGCTGCCAACGTACCGGTGAAGGTGACGGCCCGGGTGCACGATCCGGATGGCATCGGCTCGGTCCAATTGCGGTACCGGCTTGACCCCAATACCACCCTGACTTTTGCGCCAATGTACGATGACGGCACAAATGGCGATGCCGTGCGTGGCGATGGCATATATACCGCCGTCCTCCCCGGCCAGGCCGCCGGCACTTTGGTGGCTTTCCATGTGGTGGCCACCGATGCCCACCCCAACCCGGCTTCCCGCACCTTCCCCGATGCCGGCCCGACGGTCAGCGAATGCCTGGTGCGGTTTGGGGATTTGGCGGTGCCGGGCAACCTGGGGGTTTATCGCATCTGGATGACCCAGACCAAGTACAACACCTGGGTGAACCGCGAGCGGCTGAGCAACGAGCCGCAGGAATGCACCTTTGTGTACGGCAATTTCCGCGCCATTTATGGAGCGGGCGCGCGCTACCGCGGCAGCCCCTTCACCCGCAACCCCGCCAATCCCCTGGTGACTGGAGCCAATTTTGTCTGGGTGTTGCCGGAGGATGACCCCTTGCTGGGCAGCGATGAATTGAACCTCGACTCCCTCGAGCCCTCCAGTCGCGATGCCACCCTGCTGCGCGAGCTGACGTCGTTCACCATGGTCGAACAGTTGGGCTTGCCGTTCAGCTACCAGCGCTTTGTGCATCCGGTCATCAATGGGACTCATTGCGGCAGTCCCGTTTATACGGACTCCCAACAGGTCAACCGCGATTACGTCCAAATGTGGTACCCGGATGCAGACGAGGGGGAAATCTTCAAGGTGGATGACTGGTTTGAATTTGATGACACCCCAGCCCGGCAATTGAACAAGTCGGCCAGTTTGCAAAACTTTACCACCATCAATGGCGAGAAAAAGAAGGCCCGCTATCGCTGGTGCTGGGAGAAGAAATTCAACGGCACGTTGAATGATGATTATTCGTCCCTTTACTGGGCTGTGGATGCCTTGAACGCGCCAGACAGCAGCTACGTCAATGCCGTGGAGAACGCCTTCGATATCGAGCAATGGCTCACCATGCTGGCTTTTCGCCATGTCGTCGGCGACTGGGACGGTTACGGTTACAACCGCGGCAAAAACCAGTTTGTCTATCTGCCCAATGGCGGCAAATGGAACATGCTGCTCTGGGATTTGGATTTCTCCCTGGGTTGCTCGGGGGGCCACGGGCCTTCGCAGGACTTGTTCACGGTGGCGATGGGTGGGGACACCGGCGAAAACCACATGCCGGAAGTCGCCCGCCTTTACAATCATAGTTATTTCCGGCGCATTTACCTGCGGGCCTTGCAGCGCTGTGCTGAGACAGTGTTGATGGACAGCGCCTACATGCCCAAACTGGATGCGCGCTATCAGGCCTTGTTGCGCAATGGCATTACGGGGATTACCTCACCCTATGTGGGCAGTGGCGCGCAGGGCATTTCCATCCCCGCATGGATTCAACAGCGCCGGGCCTACATATTGCAAAACGTGCCCCAGGCCACCTGGGCCGTTCAGGTGCCCGCAGTGCAGACCAACAGCCAGAATGTGGTCAATTTGACCGGCCTGGCGCCCGTGACGGTCAAATCCATTCGCGTCAATGGACAGTTGTACCCAGTTTCCTGGACCAACTTCACGCGTTGGGGGCTGACGCTGGCGGCCAAAGAGTCCGAAAACGTTTTTGTCCTGGAGGCGTGCGACTTGAACGACCAGCCCATTCCCGGGATGAAAGTCACCAATGTGGTTTATTATACCGGTTCCACCCCGGCGGCGGAAGGCACGGTCATGTTTAGTGAAATCATGTACAAGCCTACTGTGACCAATGCGGAGTATGTGGAAATCTTCAATGCCTCCACCGATTACGCCTTCGACCTTTCGTACTGGCGGGTGAATGGGCTGGACTATGAGTTTCCGTTGGGCACCATCATCCGTCCCCAGCAGCGCCTGGTGCTGGCCAAGGACCGCGCCGCCTTTGCGGCCGCCTATGGCACCACGGCCGCGGCGGCGGTGGTGGATACGTTTAATGGACGTCTGGACCCTGACGGCGAAACCCTGACCTTGCTGCGTCCTGTCGGCAATGAAATGGTGGTGGTGGACCGTATCCGCTACGAGCCAAGTTTGCCGTGGTCCTTGAAGGCGGCCGGGGGCGGGGCGGCATTGCAGTTGGTGGACGCGCGGCGGGACCACAGCCGGCCGTTGAACTGGGCGGACGGGCAGGGATGGAAGTTCAAGTATTTCAGTTTGTCCAACCGGGCCACGTTGAACTGGACGAATTTGTTTTTCCATTTCTCGAATGCAGGGGAGATATGGATTGACGATTTGCGGGTGGAGGAGGGAACCGAAGTCGGCGGGGGGACAAACTACGTGGTGAACGGGGATTTTGAGGCGCCGCTGGAGGGGACGTGGGTGAAGGGGACGATGACCCAGCCGACGGTGCGAGATGGGAGTGTGAGCCGGAGCGGGCAGTACAGTTTGCGGCTGGTGGCGACGGGGCGGGTGACGCAGGCGGCGCAGTCGTTGTCGCAGCCGTTGGTGTTGAAGACGGGGATGACGTACACGGTGAGTTTGTGGTATTTGCCGAGCGACAGTGTGAGCAATTTGACGGTGTATGTGACGGCGTTTGTGACCTCGAACTTTGTGGTGCACGCTTCGACGTATGGGCGGTCGCCGGGGTTGGGGAATCCGGTGGAGGGTTTGTTGCCGGAGCTGCCTGGGGTGTATTTGAACGAGGTGCAGGCGGAGAATGGGGCTGGGGGGGTGGACAACTATGGGGAGCGGGAGCCGTGGGTGGAGTTGTACAATGGGGGGAGCAATGCGGTGGATTTGACGGGGTGGTATTTGGCGAACCAGTACACGAACCTGGGGCAGTGGGCGTTTCCGGCGGGGACGGTGTTGGGGCCTGGGGAGTATCGGGTGGTGTGGTGCGATGGGCAGGAGGGGCAGAGTGCGGGGACGAATGTGCACACGAACTTCCGTTTGAGCGGGGGAGCGGGTTCGGTGGCGCTGGTGATGCCGGTGGACGGGGGGTTGAAGGTGCTGGATTATTTGAACTACACCAATCTGGCGCCGGACCAGAGTTATGGGGATTATCCCAACGGCCAGATGTTCTACCGCCGGGTGTTTGCGCAGGCCACCCCCGGCAGCGCCAACACGGCCAGCTCGGTGGTGGTGCAAACTGCGGAGGTGCGGGTCAATGAATGGATGGCCAGCAATACGCGCACGTTGCAGGAACCGCATGGGCTGGCGTTTGAGGACTGGTTTGAGCTGTATAATCCCGGCGACCAACCGGTGGATCTGGCGGGATATTATCTCACCGATGCTCCCAACGCGGCGCCGCAGCAATTTCGCATACCGCCGGGCTACATCATCCCGCCGCGGGGCTTCCTGCTGGTCTGGGCGGATAATGCGCCGCATCGGAACAGCACGAATTCACCGGAGCTGCATGTCAACTTTGCCTTGAGCCGCAATGGGGATGACATTGCCTTGTTTGGGCCGGATGGCCAACTGGTGGATTTGGTCACGTTTGGCCCGCAGACGTCGGATGTGAGCCAGGGACGCTACCCGGATGGTACGACGTCCATTCAGACGCTCAGCAGCCCGACACCGGGGAGCTCGAATGTGGGCGGACAAGTCAGCCAGCCGCCGCGCTTCAATCTGGCGGATATGCGTATCAACGGCAGCCTGATAAGCCTGGGCTTCCAAACCACGGTGGGCAAGCGTTATCAAGTGCAGTACAAGAATCAGTTGAGTGACCCGACCTGGCTTAACTTCGGCACGCCACAAACCGCCACGGGCGCCACGCTGACCGTGCAGGATAACATCCTGACGCAACCCAGCCGATTCTACCGCGTGATTGAAGTGCCTTGA
- a CDS encoding UxaA family hydrolase, which translates to MNSTDRRLLRLAAEDNVLTAITRLPAGEELWIDGEKVRLAATVPLGFKVAARFIRQGEKIIKYGVPIGSAVRDMARGEVVHTHNLKSDYLPTYTWEQQAAYFSHSQ; encoded by the coding sequence ATGAACAGTACGGACCGGCGATTATTGCGACTGGCGGCCGAGGACAACGTCCTGACGGCCATTACCCGCCTGCCGGCGGGCGAGGAGTTGTGGATTGACGGCGAAAAGGTCCGGCTGGCGGCCACGGTGCCGCTGGGTTTCAAGGTGGCGGCGCGCTTCATCAGGCAAGGCGAAAAAATCATCAAATACGGCGTGCCGATTGGTTCGGCGGTGCGGGATATGGCTCGCGGTGAAGTCGTGCATACGCACAACTTGAAAAGCGACTATCTGCCCACCTACACCTGGGAGCAGCAAGCCGCATATTTTTCCCATTCCCAATAA
- a CDS encoding UxaA family hydrolase produces MMQGYLRSDGRKGIRNVLVVAYLVECAHHVAREVVQAFRGQPVHLIGFPGCYPNDYAFRMMQRLCTHPNVGGALLVSLGCESFNRTELARHIAATGRPVETLVIQENGGTLRSIREGCQWVEKALGQMAEAPRVGMEARELVVGTICGGSDATSGITANPAAGRAFDLLVEQGAAAIFEETGELIGCEHIMAARAARPELAPEIVACVNKAARHYATLGHGSFAPGNAEGGLTTQEEKSMGAYSKSGQSPIQGILKPGDLPPTGGLYLLDVVPDGEVRFGFANICDNAEIAELMACGAHVTLFTTGRGSVVGSAISPVIKICANPETYRRLAEDMDINAGRILEGEATLEEVGREIYEKILRTAAGEPTASERLGHQEFILTYKTFEPVGPACLPRV; encoded by the coding sequence ATGATGCAAGGTTATCTGCGCTCCGATGGACGCAAGGGCATCCGCAATGTGCTGGTGGTGGCCTATCTGGTGGAATGCGCCCATCACGTGGCCCGAGAAGTGGTGCAGGCCTTTCGCGGCCAACCGGTGCATTTGATTGGCTTTCCGGGATGTTACCCCAATGACTATGCCTTCCGCATGATGCAGCGGTTGTGCACGCATCCCAATGTGGGCGGGGCGCTGCTGGTCTCGTTGGGATGTGAGAGCTTCAATCGCACGGAGCTGGCCCGGCACATTGCCGCCACCGGCCGGCCGGTGGAAACACTGGTCATTCAGGAAAACGGCGGCACGCTGCGCAGCATCCGGGAAGGATGTCAGTGGGTGGAAAAAGCGCTGGGGCAGATGGCGGAGGCGCCCCGGGTTGGCATGGAGGCGCGCGAGCTGGTGGTGGGCACGATTTGCGGCGGCTCGGATGCCACCAGCGGCATTACGGCCAATCCTGCAGCGGGCCGGGCGTTTGATTTGCTGGTGGAGCAGGGAGCGGCCGCCATTTTCGAGGAGACCGGCGAACTCATCGGCTGCGAGCATATCATGGCGGCGCGCGCGGCGCGCCCGGAATTGGCGCCGGAGATTGTCGCCTGTGTGAACAAGGCTGCGCGGCATTACGCCACTTTGGGACATGGCAGTTTTGCCCCTGGCAATGCCGAAGGCGGGCTGACCACCCAGGAGGAAAAAAGCATGGGCGCCTACAGCAAGAGCGGCCAATCACCCATCCAGGGCATTTTGAAACCAGGCGACCTGCCCCCCACGGGAGGACTTTATTTGTTGGACGTGGTGCCGGATGGCGAGGTGCGTTTCGGTTTTGCCAACATTTGCGACAATGCCGAAATTGCCGAACTGATGGCCTGCGGCGCGCATGTGACCTTGTTCACCACGGGGCGCGGCTCGGTGGTGGGGTCGGCCATTTCGCCGGTCATTAAAATCTGCGCCAACCCGGAGACCTACCGGCGGCTGGCCGAGGACATGGACATCAATGCCGGCCGCATTCTGGAAGGTGAAGCCACGCTGGAGGAAGTGGGGCGGGAAATTTACGAAAAGATATTGCGCACCGCCGCGGGGGAGCCTACTGCCAGCGAGCGGCTGGGGCATCAAGAATTCATCCTGACCTACAAGACTTTCGAGCCGGTGGGGCCGGCCTGCCTGCCTCGCGTTTGA
- a CDS encoding 3-keto-disaccharide hydrolase encodes MKALVIFGAITALHFSVWGAAELVKAKDGSGVYGYKDTPILPWCGFHVHDPDRPNPKRVDPGTAGQSVLPAKPPADAIVLFDGTDLSKWQKPLYKIEDGCLVAVGNQALVTKDSFGDCQLHLEWMAPPPEGFPWYNRGNNGVLLMGLYEIQIFDSYTEKIYPDGMAGAIYGQTPPRVNVCRPPGQWQTYDIIFTAPVFEGDKLVKPARLTMFHNGVLVHLNEEIHGETGHRIIPQYRQKISRGPLMLGGHDCPVKFRNIWIRPL; translated from the coding sequence ATGAAAGCCCTCGTAATTTTTGGTGCCATAACCGCCCTCCATTTTTCGGTGTGGGGCGCGGCGGAACTCGTGAAAGCCAAGGACGGCTCAGGCGTGTACGGCTACAAGGATACCCCCATTTTGCCTTGGTGTGGTTTTCATGTGCACGACCCCGACCGGCCCAACCCCAAACGGGTGGACCCCGGCACCGCGGGCCAGAGCGTGCTGCCCGCCAAACCACCCGCCGATGCCATTGTGTTGTTTGACGGCACGGATTTATCCAAGTGGCAAAAGCCCCTGTATAAAATCGAAGACGGCTGTCTGGTGGCCGTGGGCAACCAGGCCCTGGTCACCAAGGACAGCTTTGGCGATTGCCAGCTTCACCTGGAGTGGATGGCGCCACCGCCGGAGGGTTTCCCCTGGTATAACCGCGGCAACAATGGCGTGCTGCTCATGGGACTTTATGAAATTCAAATCTTCGACTCTTACACCGAAAAAATATATCCCGACGGCATGGCAGGGGCCATTTATGGGCAGACCCCGCCGCGCGTAAATGTCTGCCGACCCCCCGGCCAATGGCAGACCTACGACATCATTTTTACCGCGCCGGTGTTTGAAGGGGATAAACTCGTAAAACCCGCCCGCCTGACCATGTTTCACAATGGCGTGCTGGTGCATTTGAATGAAGAAATCCACGGCGAAACCGGCCATCGCATCATCCCCCAATACCGCCAAAAAATCAGTCGCGGCCCCCTCATGCTGGGCGGGCATGATTGCCCCGTAAAATTTCGCAACATCTGGATTCGTCCTCTTTGA